One Agrobacterium larrymoorei genomic window, GCATCGGCGGTCTGGTGACCGACACCGGCGTGCGCGACACGCTACAACTCAGAGAACTTGGTTTCCCCGTATTTTCGCTAAGCGTCTGCATCAAGGGCACGGTGAAAGAAACGATTGCGGCCGTGAACGACAGCATCATCGTCGGCGGCGAGATCATCAATCCAGGCGACATCATCGTTGGCGATGCGGATGGTCTGGTCGTCGTGCGGCGTGAAGATGCGCGGGAATCGGCTCGACTGTCCCAGATCCGTGAAGATGCCGAGGCGGGCTATATCGAAGCCTACAAGCAGGGCAAATCCGTTATTGAAGTCAGCAATCTGGAGCCTGTTTTGAAGGCTAAAGGTCTTGTCGTCGATATCTGATTTCGACAGGGCGACCGAAAACGCATGAGGCTTTTCGAATTCGAGCACCTGAACGGCGCAAAAGCTCTCCACGCCGTTCTCCCTTGAA contains:
- a CDS encoding 4-carboxy-4-hydroxy-2-oxoadipate aldolase/oxaloacetate decarboxylase; the encoded protein is MIHIKDIAERPSKADIEALSKFSPATIHEAQGRKGALSSRLKPVDYRMKLCGPAFTVKCAPRDNIMLQLAINYAKPGDIIVVSAGEYEEAGSFGDVLANACLAKGIGGLVTDTGVRDTLQLRELGFPVFSLSVCIKGTVKETIAAVNDSIIVGGEIINPGDIIVGDADGLVVVRREDARESARLSQIREDAEAGYIEAYKQGKSVIEVSNLEPVLKAKGLVVDI